The region TAACCCCTAAGGCCTCACGCCTCACGCCTCACTCCTCACTCCTCACTCCTCACTCTTCTCTCATCTCCCCTTGAACCCTGCACCCGCAGGCGGTAGCTTTCCCCCTCCACACAAGCCCGCAAGCACAGCGTATGCGCATCCATCTCCACGCCCTGGGCTGCCGCCTCAACGAGGCGGAGCTCGAGACCTGGGCCCGGCAGTTCAAGGCCGGGGGCCACGGCATCGTCGCCGCCCCCGAGGCGGCCGACGTGGTGGTGCTCAACACCTGCGCGGTGACCCAGGAGGCGGTGCGCAAGTCGCGCCAGCTCATCAAGCGGGCACACCAGGCCAACCCGTCCGCGCGCCTGGTGGTGAGCGGCTGCTACGCCTCGCTGGAGCCCGACAGCGCCGCCGAAACCCTGGGGGTGGACCTGGTCGTGGAGAATCCCGACAAGGACCGCCTGGTGGAAATCACGGCGCGAGAGCTGGATCTTCCCTTGATGCCGGCGATTGCCACGGAACCGGGCGAGACCTCGCTGTTCACCCGCGGCCGGCATCGCGCCTTCATCAAGGTGCAGGACGGCTGCCGCTACCGCTGCACCTTCTGCATCGTCACGCGCGCCCGCGGCGAGGAGCGCAGCCGTCCGATCGCCGACATCGTGGAGGAGATCAACGCCCTGGTGGCCCAGGGCGTGCAGGAGGCCGCGCTCACCGGGGTGCACGTCGGCGGCTACGGCAGCGATCTGGGTACCGACCTGAGCGCCCTGATTGCGGCGATCCTGGCCGACACCGACCTGCCGCGCCTGCGCCTGGCCTCAGTGGAACCCTGGGATCTGCCGGAGGATTTCTTTGCCCTGTTCGACAACCCGCGCCTGATGCCGCACATGCACCTGCCGCTGCAAAGCGGTTCGGACACGGTGCTGCGGCGTATGGCACGGCGCTGCAAGACGGCGGAATTCGAGCGACTGGTCACCGAGGCGCGCACCCAGATACCCGGCTTCAATGTCACCACCGACATCATCGTGGGCTTTCCCGGCGAGACCGAGAGCGAATGGGCCGAGAGCCGGGACTTCGTCGGGCGCATCGGCTTCGGCCATTTGCACATCTTTGCCTACTCGCCCCGCGCGGGAACCAAGGCCGCCACCCTCCCCGGCCGCATCGACAAGGCCACGCAGAAGGCCCGCAGCCGCGAGCTGCATGCACTCGGTGCCCGGCTGCGCAGGGAGAGCCTCGAGACGATGCGAGGCGAACAGGCGGAGGTGCTCTGGGAACGGCCGTGGCAGACGGGTACACCGGGCGAGGTGATCTACACGGGCTATACGCCGAATTTCCTGCGGGTAGAGATGCCGGGGCCGGTCGACTGGGATCTTGAAAACCGCATCACCCGCGTGCGACTGGCCGCACTGAATCCGGAGGCGGATGCGCTGCTGGCCGAGCCGGCCTGATGAGAAAGGGGAGAAAATGGTGGGTCGTGAAGGATTCGAACCTTCGACCATCGCATTAAAAGTGCGGTGCTCTACCAACTGAGCTAACGACCCACGCGAAGGCGCATAGTTTACACGGCCTTAGCGGAATCACAACCCCTCAGGGACGCCGCCTTCACCATCCCCGGAAACGCACAAGGCCCCGCCAGAGCGGGGCCTTGTGCGTTTCCGGATGACGGATCGATCAGATCGCTTCGAGCTTGCGCAGCCCCTTGGGCAGCAGCCTGAAATCGACCAGCGAGGTGACGAGCGCCTTGAGGAAGGTCGCCTCGTCCTCGTACACCAGCTTGTAGTACTGGATCTTCATGGTGAGCGCACTGCCCAGCACGATGCCGCCGAAGGCGATGAACGAACCCAGGGCCAGCGTGGAGAGGCCGGTGATGCCCTGACCAATGGTGCAGCCCATGGCGAGCACGCCGCCGAAGCCCATCAGCACGGCACCGATCACGTGGTTGGCGAAGTCACGCAGATTGGCGAACCACTCGACGCGGAAGCCCTTGCTCACGATCGCCCAGAGGAAGGAACCCAGGATCACGCCGAGCAGGGCCATCACGCCGAAGGTGAGATAGCTGCTGCTGAAGCCGGCAGCGGTGTAGCCCAGGGTCTGGCCCATCGGGTTGATGAAGGTGTAGGACTGCGCGGCCAGCGCGGCGGTGCTTGCCGGCTTGCCTTCCGGGGAATCGGCGAGGAAGGCCCAGTCGGAGGCAAAGCCCTGCAGGGTATAGGTCTCGCCGCCGCCCATGCTGATGATCGCGTTGCTCGACACCCACCAGGCACCGAAGACGGCCAGGCCGACCACGAGGCCGCCGAGGATGTTGTCGAAACTGCCGCGGAAATCCTTCGACTTGAAGACGAAGAACAGCAGGGCCAGGGCGAGGATACCGCCGATGACCAGGCGCGCAGTCACCTCGGACTCGGGTCCGGCGACCAGGGAGCCCAGGTCCTGACCGTTGGCGAGATTCACCGACAGCGGATTCATCCACGGGTAGAACAGTACCGAGTAGAGGGTCTTGTCGCTGCCCGGGAAGGGGTTGGTCATGAAATAGGCGATCACGGCGATGATGAGCAGCACCACGATCGACTTGATGTTGCCGCCACCGATACGGATCAGGGTCTTCTGGCCGCAGCCGCTGGCCAACGTCATGCCGATACCGAACAGGATGCCGCCGATGAGGTTCTCGGCCCAGATGAAGTTGCTACCACGGTAGGGCGGGAAGGCACCGTCGGCGTCCACCGCACCGAAGAACTCGAACAGCACCACGCCGACCATGGCCACGGCAATGGCCAGTACCCAGGCACGGAAGCGACCGAAATCGCCCATGTTGACCATGTCGGAGACGGCCCCCATGGTGCAGAAGTTGGTCTTGTTGACCACGGCGCCCATGATCAGGGCGAGTATGAAGGCCCCCCACAACAGGAAGGACTGGGCCTCGGCAAAGCTTTCGAACGCCATTGAATCGTTTCCTCCAAACACGCTTTTCTCGGAGCGGCTGAAACCGCGACTGACGCGGGCCGTCCGGACAAAGACTCGTTAGCTGCCACCCACTGTTCATGCGGGTGCGTTTTCAGTCGTCGGTGGATGCCTGTGACCGGCGGGTTATTCCACGCGTGACGAACGGATATCCGTTGGCGAGTAACGGGTAATTATAAAACGTGAGCTGGCTCACGTCATCCTTGTCCCGGGTGGGGGAATCAGTCGCGGTAGCGCGTCGGGTCCGGCAAACCGGCCGCCCTGAAGCCATCGGCCCGCAGGCGGCAGGAATCGCAGGCCCCGCAGGCGCGGCCCTCGAGGTCGGCGGCATAGCAGGAGACGGTCAGGCCGTAGTCCACACCGAGCGCGGTGCCGCGACGGATGATCTCGGCCTTGGTGAGGTCGATGAGCGGGCTCTGGATGTGAAACCGCTCGCCCTCCACCCCCGCCCGGGTGGCGAGGTTGGCGAGCTGCTCGAAGGCCTGGATGAATTCGGGCCGGCAGTCCGGGTAGCCGGAATAGTCCACCGCGTTGACGCCGATGTGGATCTCCCGGGCCCCGAGCACCTCGGCCCAGCCCAGCGCCACCGCCAGGAACACCGTGTTGCGGGCCGGCACATAGGTGACAGGGATCCCCTCGGTGGGGGTGGTCGGCACGTCGATGCGGGGGTCGGTCAGTGCCGAGCCGCCGATGGCCGAGAGGTCCAGGTCAACGATCTTGTGCTCCACCGTCCCCAGGGCCTGGGCCACGCGTTCGGCAGCGGCCAGTTCGGCCGAGTGACGCTGGCCATAGCGGAAGCTCAACGCATGGCAGGCCCGGCCCGCGGCACGCGCCATGGCCAGCACGGTGGCCGAGTCCAGGCCTCCGGAGAGCAGCACTACCGCCTTATCGGGCTGCCTGTCTTCGCTCATCGTCCGGGCTCGTCGCCCCAGAGGAGCTTGTGCAGCTGGAGCTGGAAGCGTACCGGCAGGCGGTCGGCCACGATCCAGTCGGCCAGCTCGCGCGCATCGAGCTGGCCGAAGGAGGGCGAGAACAGCACCTCGCAGCGGCGCGCGAGTTCGAACTCCACCAGCTTGCGTTTCGCCCAGTCGTAGTCCTCGCGCGAGCAGATGACGAACTTCACCTGATCCCGCTCGCCGAGCTCGCTGATATTCGCGTAGAGATTGCGGGCCTCCTCGCCGGACCCCGGGGTCTTGAGGTCCATCACCCGCATCACCCGGGGATCGACCCCGGCGATGTCACGTGCCCCGCTGGTCTCCAGCGAGACCGCGTATCCGGCATCACATAACCGGGAGAGCAGCGGCAGACAGGCCTTCTGCGCCAACGGCTCACCGCCGGTCACGCAGACATGCGACACCCCGTGGCCCGTGACCGTGTCGACGATGGTATCGAGATCCATCCACTCGCCGCCCGTGAAGGCATAGGCCGTGTCGCAGTACTGGCAACGCAACGGGCAGCCTGTCAGGCGCACGAACACCGTGGGCCAGCCTACAGTACACGACTCGCCCTGCAGGGAGAGGAAGATCTCGGTGATACGCAGACGCCCCGCGTCCGCGTTTCCCGTGACGTCGTCCACGCCCCCGATGCTGGCAACCCCGGTGGTCGGCACGCTAGTGGCCCTCCCGCTGCATGCGGGCCAGACGCTCGTCGGCCAGGCGGGCGACACTGCTGCCGGCGTGCTTCGCCTTCACGTCATTGAGCGCCTCGCGCGCCTTGGCCCACTCACCCAGCTCGTAATAGGTGAAGCCGAGCTTGAGGCGGGCATCCGGCACCTTGTTGCTGTCGGGATACTGGTCCAGCACCTTGCGAAACTCGCCCACGGCCGCCGGGTAGTCCCTGGAGACGTAGTTCGCCTCGCCCAGCCAGTACTGGGCATTGGCCGCATAGCCGCTCTGCGGATAGCGCGCGAGGAAGCCCCGGAAGGCCTCGATGGCCTGCGGATACTGGCCGTCCTTGAGCAGGTTGAAGGCATCGCGGTAGGCATCGCGCTCGCCGGCCGGCGCCACGCCCGTTGCCGGCGCCGCCTCTGCACCGGACGAGGCAGCAGGCGCCGGGGCCGCCCCCGGCAACGGCGAGGCGGGTGTCGCCACCGGCGGCGCGGCAGACGCCGGGGCCTCGGCCGCTGCCTGAATACGGCGATCGAGGTCGAGATAGAGCTCGCGCTGGCGCGACCGGAGCGTCTCCACCTCGTGGCGCAGCTCCTCGTTCTGGCCGCGCAGCTGCCGCAGCTCCTCCTGCATGGCATCCAGACGTGTCGCCATCTCCAGCAGGGCGTTGTTGGACATGAGGCGGTCGATACGCTCCATGCGGGCTTCCAGCGCCCCCAGGCGCTCGTCGGTGCGCCGGTCGGCCCAGGCCGGCACGGCCAGCACCGTCAGCACGAGGCCGGCAAAGAGCGCCCGCCCCAGGCCCCTATTCATAGACCAGCTCCACGCGCCGGTTCAGACGCCAGGCCGCCTCGTCATGGCCGAAGGCCACCGGCAGCTCTTCACCGAAGCTCACCACCTCGACCTGGTCGTTGCCCACGCCCTGGAAGCGCAGCAGGCGCTCCACCGCCTTGGCACGGCGCTCACCGAGGCCGACGTTGTACTCGCGACTGCCGCGCTCGTCGGCATGACCTTCCACGCGCATGCGTCGCTGCGGATTGTCGGCCAGGTACTTGCCGTGGGCGGCGATGAGGTCGAGGTATTCCTCGGCCACCTGGCTGCTGTCGAACTCGAAGTAGATGGTGCGCTTCGACAGCGGGCTGGCCGGATCATCCAGCGGGCTGGCGGCAAGCTGGCCATCAGCGCCCAGTCCCATGCCCTCGGACTCGGGGCCGGCACCGGCGGCAGCGCCCTCGGCGCCCTCGCCCTCCCTCACCGCATTGGGGTTGGGACAGCCGGCCAGTACCAGGGTGGCCAGCAGCAGGACAGCAAGACCGTAGGTTTTCATGCGTCGATCCTCCATTCAGATCGTTCAGTACAGGCCAGCTTGCGGGGTTCCGCAAGGGCTATTGATAAAACGGTGACCAGGCCGGCTCGCGCACCTCGCCCTCTTCCAGCACCAACAGCTGGTGCACGCCGCCATCCTCGCTCACGGCCGCGAGCACACCCCGGCCGCCCTCGCGCGTGGCGTAGATGATCATGCGCCCGTTGGGTGCGAAGCTCGGCGATTCGTCCAGGCCGCCGCGCGTCAGCACGCGCGAGTAGCCGGTCTTCAGGTCCTGCACGGCGAGGCGGAACTGGTTGCCCTGTCCGCGCACCATCACCACCTTGTCGCCCCTGGGCGAGACCTCGGGAGCGGCATTGTAGCTGCCGTCGAAGCTCAGGCGCGTGGCCCGGCCGCCGCTCGCCGGCACCTGGTAGAGCTGCGGCGCACCGCTGCGGTCCGAGGTAAAGACGATGGCGCGCCCGTCCGGGGTCCAGCTCGGCTCGGTGTCGATGCCGCGGTCGAAGGTCAGCCGCGTGAGGCGTCGGCTGGCGAGCTCCAGCACGTGGATCTCCGGGTCGCCGCTCTCCGACAGGGTCAGGGCCAGGCGCCGCCCATCCGGCGACCAGGCCGGCGCGCCGTTGATGCCGGCGCGCTCGGAGACCTTCTCCCGCTCGCCCGTGGCCACATCCTGGATATATATCGCCGAGCGGTTGCCCTCGAAGGAGACGTAGGCGATGCGCCGCCCGTCGGGCGACCAGGCCGGCGACATCAGCGGGCGCATGGAGCGGCGGATCACGCGCGGATTGAAGCCGTCGGCGTCCGCCACCTGCAGCAGGAATTCGCGCCTGCCGCCATCCTCCTGCGTGGTGACATAGGCCACGCGGGTATTGAAGGCCCCGCGCTCGCCGATCAGGGTCTCGTAGATGTAGTCGCTGATCTGGTGGGCCGCGCGGCGCAGATCCTGGCTGCGCGCCGGGATGCTGTAGCCGGTGAGCTGGCGGGCCTGCAGCACGTTGAAGAGCTGGAACTGCACCGTGTAACCCCCCTGGGCAGTCTCCACCAGGCGACCGACCACCACGTGGTCGATGCCCTGCTTGCGCCAGGTCGCGAAATCGATCGCCTGCCCGCTGGTCGGCCGCTGGGGGAAGCTCGTCGCCGGCAGCGGCCGGAACTGGCCGGAGCGCGCGAGGTTGGCCTCGATGATGGCCGTGATGTTCTCCGGTGCCGACGTGCTGCCCTCGAAGCCGAAGGGCACGATGGCGATGGGCAACGCGCTCTCCACCCCCTGGGTGATGCGGATTTCGAGCTTGGCCTGGGCACTGCCGGCAACCGCCAGCAGGCCGAGCAACAGCATGAGGGTCAGCTTCTTCATGATTGGTCCGGGTCGAATACGATTTCCAGTTCGGTGTCGAACAGCTCCTCGCGCGGCGGCGACGGCAGCGGATCGGAACGCCACACGGCATCCAGTACCGAGCGGCAGAAGGCGTCGTTGCCCTCGCAGCGCAGCATCTTCACCTCGGTGATGAAACCACCGCGCGCCTGGCGTACCAGCAGGCGTGCCCGCTGGTTGTTGGGCGCGCCGATCGGGCGCTCCCAGTTGCCCTGGATACGCGCCACGATGGCCGCCAGGTACTCGTCACGCAGGGAGGCCAGCTGGGCATTGCGGCGGGCGTCTGCCTCTGCCTGGGCCTTGGCCTCGGCGCGACGGCGGGCCGCCTCCTGCAGGGCGGCCTCCTCGGCCGCCAGTGCCGCCGCGAGCCGCTTCTGCTCGGCCTGGCGTTCCGCCTCTGCACGCTTCTGCGCCTCGAGTTCCTGCTGACGCCTGAGTTCGGCCTGACGCTTCGCCTCGGCCTCCGCCCGCGCCTGCTCCTGACGGGCCTTTTCCTCGGCCGCGCGTTTCGCCTCCGCCGCCTTTTTGGCCTCGGCCTCACGCCGGGCCTGCGCCTGGCGCGCCTGTTCCTCGGCCGCACGCCGGGCCTCCGCCTCGCGACGTCGTTGCGCCTCGGCCTCCTGGCGCCGGCGTTCTGCCGCGGCCGCGGCCTCCTGCTCGCGTCGCTTCGCCTCCTCGAGGCGGTTCAACGCCGCGTCGTATTCCGCACCGCTGATGGCCACGGCCTCGACGATCTGCGGTGCCGGGGCAGGCTCCCCCGCGGTCGGCGCCTCGAAGTCAAACGTGACCAGCAACAGCAGCACCGCGATCGCATGCAGTGCGATGGCGATGCCCAGGGCCGAGGGGTGATGGCGGATATCCTGCCACATCGCGCCCCTACCGCGCATCGTCGGGTGGCGGGTCGGTGATCAGCCCGACCTTGTCGAGCCCCGCCTGCTGCAGGATGACCATGGCCTCGACCACGCGCTGGTACTCCACGTGGCGATCGCCGCGCACGTAGGCGGGCATCTGGGCGTTCTTTGCCAGCCGCGCGCGCACCGTCTCCGCCAGCTCGTCGGCCGACAGGCGCCTGCCGCCCTCGACGAAGAACTGGCCGTTGCGATCCACCACCACCACCAGCGCCTCGGGCAGCTCCGCATCATCCGTCATGGGCCTGGCGGATGCCTGCGGCAGATCGACGTCCACACCGGTCTGCAGCAGGGGCGCAGTGACCATGAAGATCACCAGCAGCACCAGCATCACGTCGATATAGGGCACGACGTTGATCTGTGACATCGGACGACGGCGGTTGGGGCGGGCCATGGCTGACCTCAGACCGTCGCCGTCGGGCTGTCGGGCTGGTGTGCGAGCGCCTGGCGCTGCAGCAGCGTGGTGAATTCCTCGAGGAAGTTGTCGTAGCGATTCACCAGCCGCTCGACGTCATCGGCATAGCGGTTGTAGGCGACCACGGCCGGGATGGCCGCCACCAGGCCGATGGCAGTGGCGATCAGGGCCTCGGCTATCCCGGGCGCGACCGCCGAGAGCGTGGCCTGGGTGGCGCCCGACAGGGCCATGAAGGAGTTCATGATCCCCCACACGGTACCGAACAGCCCGACATAGGGGCTGGTGGAACCGACGGTGGCGAGGAACGAGAGATAGGTCTCCAGGGCATCGATCTCGCGCGACATGGTCACGCGCATGGAGCGATGCACGTTGTCCGAGATGGTCATCGGTGTGAGGCGCTGCTGCTTGTGCAGGCGGGCATACTCGCGAAACCCCGAGACGAAGATCTGTTCGATGGCCGAGGCCTCGTCCTTCTTCTTCGTCTGCTCGAAGAGCTGGGCGAGATCGATGCCGGACCAGAAGCGGTCCTCGAAGGTCTCGGCAGCGGCACGCGCCGCGCGCAGCACCCGCCACTTGATGACGATGACCGTCCAGGACAGCACCGAGGCGAGCACCAGTACCAGCATCACCAGCTGGACCACCAGGCTGGCATCGCCAATCAATCCGAGTACCGACATTTCAGGCGTCACGTGAGAGTGCCTCCAGCAAGTCCTTGGGCATGGGTTTGGGACGGAACGTCTCTGCGTCCAGCGACGCAATCTTGATCCTGCCGCTGGTCAGAAGTTCCGCGTCATCGGCACGGAGAATCTGCTGGTCGAAGACCACGTTCGCGCGCCCCGAGTTGTGCACCGTCGAGCGCACCGTCAGCTGTTCGTTGAAACGCGCCGGACGCAGGTAATCCACGCTGGCCGAACGCACGGCGAAGATCACGCCGGCATCACGAATCAGCGCATCCTGCTCAAAGCCGAGCGCCCGCAGCCATTCGGTGCGGGCACGCTCCATGAACCTGAGATAATTGGCGTAGTAGACGACGCCCCCCGAATCCGTGTCCTCGTAGTAAACGCGTACTGTCCAGTCGAATGTCTGCACGAGGTTTCCTTATCGGAGCCAAGACTAGGGAAAAAGTTTCCCGGTGAATGCGAACGCGTTAACTCTCCGCGTCGAAAAGATCCGGCGTGGATTCCGACACCGTCACAGTTTTCGGTTTCAGCCCGAAGTGGCGGTAGGCATTCGCGGTGGCCACGCGGCCGCGGGTGGTCCGCATGAGGAAGCCCTGCTGGATGAGATAGGGCTCGAGCACGTCCTCGATGGTGCCGCGCTCCTCGCCGATGGCCGCCGACAGGCTGTCGATGCCCACCGGCCCGCCATCGAACTTCTCGATCACCGCCAGCAGCAGGCGACGGTCCTGGGCGTCGAAGCCATAGTCGTCCACGTTCAGCAGATCCAGGGCACGATCGGCCATCTCGCGGGTGATGTGCCCGTCGCCCTTCACCTGCGCGTAGTCGCGCACGCGCCGCAGCAGGCGGTTGGCGATACGCGGTGTGCCGCGCGAACGCTTGGCGATCTCCTGCGCCCCGCCGGCCTCGATCTGCGCACCGAGGATACCGGCCGAGCGGGTGACGATGGCGGTGAGGTCCGCGGCCGAATAGAACTCCAGGCGCTGCACGATGCCGAAGCGGTCGCGCAGCGGCGAGGTCAGCAGCCCCGCGCGCGTGGTCGCGCCCACCAGGGTGAAGGGCGGCAGGTCGAGCTTGATGGAGCGTGCGGCCGGGCCCTCGCCGATGACGATGTCGAGCTGGAAGTCCTCCATCGCCGGGTACAGCACCTCCTCCACCACCGGGCTCAGACGATGGATCTCGTCGACGAACAGCACGTCGTGGGGCTCGAGGTTGGTGAGCAGGGCCGCGAGATCGCCGGGCTTTTCCAGCACCGGGCCCGAGGTGTGGCGCATGGCCACGCCCAGCTCGTTGGCGATGATGTGCGAGAGCGTGGTCTTGCCCAGGCCCGGCGGGCCGAAGATGAGCACGTGATCCAGTGCCTCGCCACGCGCGCGGGCGGCGGAGATGAAGATCTCCATCTGCTCCTTCACCGCGGGCTGGCCGACGTAATCGGCCAGCGCCTGCGGACGGATGGATTCCTCGACGGCCCGTTCCTCGGGCAGTTCGCCGGCGCCGATGAGGCGGTCGTCGTCCATGCCCGGGGTCATTTCACGCTGGCCTTGAGGGCATCACGGATGATGTCCTCGCTGCGCCGGTCGGCGTGCTCGACGCGGCTCACCATGCGGCTCGCCTCCTGCGGCTTGTAGCCCAGCGCGATCAGGGCCTGCACGGCCTCCTCCACCGCATCGGCCGGCAGGGCCGCGACGGGCGCCGCGCCGCCGGTAACAGGCGGCAGGCCTTCGCCGGCATCCACCGCCTTCTCCACCCGGTCGCGCCTCTCCACAATCAGGCGTTCGGCGGTCTTCTTGCCGATACCCGGCAGGCGGGTGAGCGCGGCGGCGTCGTTCATCATCACGCAGCGGCGGAACTCGGCGGCGTTCATGCCCGAGAGGATGGCCAGGGCCATCTTCGCCCCCACGCCGTTGACTTTGAGCAGGGCACGGAACATCTCGCGCTCGCCCTCGCTGGCGAAGGCGTAGAGGATATGCGCATCCTCGCGTACCAGCAGGTGGGTGAAGAGCGTGGTGGCACTGCCCGTCTCGGGCAGGCCGTAGAAGGTGGACATGGGCGCCTCCAGCTCGTAGCCGACGCCGTTGACGTCGAGCAGGAGCTGCGGCGGGCGCTTGTACACTATCTCGCCGCGCAGGCGTCCGATCATCGTCTTCTCCCCGAAAGGGCCGGCACGCGGGCCAGCGTGGAACCGGTGTGGGCATGGCACAGGGCCACGGCCAGGGCATCGGCGGTGTCGGCCTGCAGCGGGCCCTTCAGCCCCAGCAGCATGCGCCCCATGTGCTGCACCTGGGCCTTGTCCGCCCCGCCGGTGCCGACGATGGCGAGCTTGACCTCGGTGGGCGTGTACTCGGCCACCGTGAGCGCGTGACTGACGCCGGCACAGATGGCCGCACCGCGCGCCTGGCCGAGCTTGAGGGCGGAACTGGCGTTCTTGGACACGAACACGTTCTCGATGGCCATCTCCATGGCGCCCTCGCCCGTCATGTGTTCGCCGAGCACAACTCCCACCTCGCG is a window of Chromatiales bacterium DNA encoding:
- the mtaB gene encoding tRNA (N(6)-L-threonylcarbamoyladenosine(37)-C(2))-methylthiotransferase MtaB; this translates as MRIHLHALGCRLNEAELETWARQFKAGGHGIVAAPEAADVVVLNTCAVTQEAVRKSRQLIKRAHQANPSARLVVSGCYASLEPDSAAETLGVDLVVENPDKDRLVEITARELDLPLMPAIATEPGETSLFTRGRHRAFIKVQDGCRYRCTFCIVTRARGEERSRPIADIVEEINALVAQGVQEAALTGVHVGGYGSDLGTDLSALIAAILADTDLPRLRLASVEPWDLPEDFFALFDNPRLMPHMHLPLQSGSDTVLRRMARRCKTAEFERLVTEARTQIPGFNVTTDIIVGFPGETESEWAESRDFVGRIGFGHLHIFAYSPRAGTKAATLPGRIDKATQKARSRELHALGARLRRESLETMRGEQAEVLWERPWQTGTPGEVIYTGYTPNFLRVEMPGPVDWDLENRITRVRLAALNPEADALLAEPA
- a CDS encoding YeeE/YedE family protein, translated to MAFESFAEAQSFLLWGAFILALIMGAVVNKTNFCTMGAVSDMVNMGDFGRFRAWVLAIAVAMVGVVLFEFFGAVDADGAFPPYRGSNFIWAENLIGGILFGIGMTLASGCGQKTLIRIGGGNIKSIVVLLIIAVIAYFMTNPFPGSDKTLYSVLFYPWMNPLSVNLANGQDLGSLVAGPESEVTARLVIGGILALALLFFVFKSKDFRGSFDNILGGLVVGLAVFGAWWVSSNAIISMGGGETYTLQGFASDWAFLADSPEGKPASTAALAAQSYTFINPMGQTLGYTAAGFSSSYLTFGVMALLGVILGSFLWAIVSKGFRVEWFANLRDFANHVIGAVLMGFGGVLAMGCTIGQGITGLSTLALGSFIAFGGIVLGSALTMKIQYYKLVYEDEATFLKALVTSLVDFRLLPKGLRKLEAI
- the queC gene encoding 7-cyano-7-deazaguanine synthase QueC, giving the protein MSEDRQPDKAVVLLSGGLDSATVLAMARAAGRACHALSFRYGQRHSAELAAAERVAQALGTVEHKIVDLDLSAIGGSALTDPRIDVPTTPTEGIPVTYVPARNTVFLAVALGWAEVLGAREIHIGVNAVDYSGYPDCRPEFIQAFEQLANLATRAGVEGERFHIQSPLIDLTKAEIIRRGTALGVDYGLTVSCYAADLEGRACGACDSCRLRADGFRAAGLPDPTRYRD
- the queE gene encoding 7-carboxy-7-deazaguanine synthase QueE is translated as MRITEIFLSLQGESCTVGWPTVFVRLTGCPLRCQYCDTAYAFTGGEWMDLDTIVDTVTGHGVSHVCVTGGEPLAQKACLPLLSRLCDAGYAVSLETSGARDIAGVDPRVMRVMDLKTPGSGEEARNLYANISELGERDQVKFVICSREDYDWAKRKLVEFELARRCEVLFSPSFGQLDARELADWIVADRLPVRFQLQLHKLLWGDEPGR
- the ybgF gene encoding tol-pal system protein YbgF, with translation MNRGLGRALFAGLVLTVLAVPAWADRRTDERLGALEARMERIDRLMSNNALLEMATRLDAMQEELRQLRGQNEELRHEVETLRSRQRELYLDLDRRIQAAAEAPASAAPPVATPASPLPGAAPAPAASSGAEAAPATGVAPAGERDAYRDAFNLLKDGQYPQAIEAFRGFLARYPQSGYAANAQYWLGEANYVSRDYPAAVGEFRKVLDQYPDSNKVPDARLKLGFTYYELGEWAKAREALNDVKAKHAGSSVARLADERLARMQREGH
- the pal gene encoding peptidoglycan-associated lipoprotein Pal, with translation MKTYGLAVLLLATLVLAGCPNPNAVREGEGAEGAAAGAGPESEGMGLGADGQLAASPLDDPASPLSKRTIYFEFDSSQVAEEYLDLIAAHGKYLADNPQRRMRVEGHADERGSREYNVGLGERRAKAVERLLRFQGVGNDQVEVVSFGEELPVAFGHDEAAWRLNRRVELVYE
- the tolB gene encoding Tol-Pal system beta propeller repeat protein TolB, with the protein product MKKLTLMLLLGLLAVAGSAQAKLEIRITQGVESALPIAIVPFGFEGSTSAPENITAIIEANLARSGQFRPLPATSFPQRPTSGQAIDFATWRKQGIDHVVVGRLVETAQGGYTVQFQLFNVLQARQLTGYSIPARSQDLRRAAHQISDYIYETLIGERGAFNTRVAYVTTQEDGGRREFLLQVADADGFNPRVIRRSMRPLMSPAWSPDGRRIAYVSFEGNRSAIYIQDVATGEREKVSERAGINGAPAWSPDGRRLALTLSESGDPEIHVLELASRRLTRLTFDRGIDTEPSWTPDGRAIVFTSDRSGAPQLYQVPASGGRATRLSFDGSYNAAPEVSPRGDKVVMVRGQGNQFRLAVQDLKTGYSRVLTRGGLDESPSFAPNGRMIIYATREGGRGVLAAVSEDGGVHQLLVLEEGEVREPAWSPFYQ
- the tolA gene encoding cell envelope integrity protein TolA; amino-acid sequence: MWQDIRHHPSALGIAIALHAIAVLLLLVTFDFEAPTAGEPAPAPQIVEAVAISGAEYDAALNRLEEAKRREQEAAAAAERRRQEAEAQRRREAEARRAAEEQARQAQARREAEAKKAAEAKRAAEEKARQEQARAEAEAKRQAELRRQQELEAQKRAEAERQAEQKRLAAALAAEEAALQEAARRRAEAKAQAEADARRNAQLASLRDEYLAAIVARIQGNWERPIGAPNNQRARLLVRQARGGFITEVKMLRCEGNDAFCRSVLDAVWRSDPLPSPPREELFDTELEIVFDPDQS
- the tolR gene encoding protein TolR, which encodes MARPNRRRPMSQINVVPYIDVMLVLLVIFMVTAPLLQTGVDVDLPQASARPMTDDAELPEALVVVVDRNGQFFVEGGRRLSADELAETVRARLAKNAQMPAYVRGDRHVEYQRVVEAMVILQQAGLDKVGLITDPPPDDAR
- the tolQ gene encoding protein TolQ; its protein translation is MTPEMSVLGLIGDASLVVQLVMLVLVLASVLSWTVIVIKWRVLRAARAAAETFEDRFWSGIDLAQLFEQTKKKDEASAIEQIFVSGFREYARLHKQQRLTPMTISDNVHRSMRVTMSREIDALETYLSFLATVGSTSPYVGLFGTVWGIMNSFMALSGATQATLSAVAPGIAEALIATAIGLVAAIPAVVAYNRYADDVERLVNRYDNFLEEFTTLLQRQALAHQPDSPTATV
- the ybgC gene encoding tol-pal system-associated acyl-CoA thioesterase, encoding MQTFDWTVRVYYEDTDSGGVVYYANYLRFMERARTEWLRALGFEQDALIRDAGVIFAVRSASVDYLRPARFNEQLTVRSTVHNSGRANVVFDQQILRADDAELLTSGRIKIASLDAETFRPKPMPKDLLEALSRDA
- the ruvB gene encoding Holliday junction branch migration DNA helicase RuvB; protein product: MDDDRLIGAGELPEERAVEESIRPQALADYVGQPAVKEQMEIFISAARARGEALDHVLIFGPPGLGKTTLSHIIANELGVAMRHTSGPVLEKPGDLAALLTNLEPHDVLFVDEIHRLSPVVEEVLYPAMEDFQLDIVIGEGPAARSIKLDLPPFTLVGATTRAGLLTSPLRDRFGIVQRLEFYSAADLTAIVTRSAGILGAQIEAGGAQEIAKRSRGTPRIANRLLRRVRDYAQVKGDGHITREMADRALDLLNVDDYGFDAQDRRLLLAVIEKFDGGPVGIDSLSAAIGEERGTIEDVLEPYLIQQGFLMRTTRGRVATANAYRHFGLKPKTVTVSESTPDLFDAES